In Salinibacterium sp. dk2585, a single window of DNA contains:
- the fbaA gene encoding class II fructose-bisphosphate aldolase, whose product MPIATPDQYAEMLDRAKKGGFAYPAFNVSSSQTVNAVLQGLTEAGSDGIIQVSTGGADYWAGQSVKARASGALAFAAFTREVAKNYPITVALHTDHCPKDALDGFVMPLIEASEESVKGGGEPIFQSHMWDGSAVPLDENLEIAKQLLPRMKNINSILEVEIGVVGGEEDGVSHDINEHLYTTLDDAIATVEALGFGEQGRYMAALTFGNVHGVYKPGNVKLKPELLREIQDGLSAKYGKDALPLDLVFHGGSGSTEQEIATAVANGVIKMNIDTDTQYAFSRSVADTVLKNYDGFLKVDGEVGNKKVYDPRSWGKKAESAMAARVVEGATQLGSAGKSQS is encoded by the coding sequence ATGCCCATCGCCACCCCCGACCAGTACGCCGAGATGCTCGACCGGGCCAAGAAGGGCGGCTTCGCCTACCCGGCCTTCAACGTCTCGTCGTCGCAGACGGTCAACGCCGTGCTGCAGGGCCTCACCGAGGCGGGCTCGGATGGCATCATCCAGGTGTCGACGGGTGGCGCTGACTACTGGGCCGGCCAGAGCGTCAAGGCACGGGCATCCGGAGCGCTCGCTTTCGCGGCCTTCACGCGCGAGGTCGCCAAGAACTACCCCATCACGGTCGCTCTCCACACCGACCACTGCCCGAAGGATGCACTCGACGGCTTCGTCATGCCGCTCATCGAGGCGAGCGAGGAGTCGGTCAAGGGTGGCGGCGAGCCGATCTTCCAGTCGCACATGTGGGATGGCTCGGCCGTTCCGCTCGATGAGAACCTGGAGATCGCGAAGCAGCTGCTCCCCCGCATGAAGAACATCAACTCGATCCTCGAGGTCGAGATTGGTGTCGTCGGCGGCGAGGAAGACGGTGTCAGCCACGACATCAACGAGCACCTCTACACGACGCTCGACGACGCGATCGCGACGGTCGAGGCGCTCGGCTTCGGCGAGCAGGGCCGCTACATGGCCGCCCTCACCTTTGGCAACGTGCATGGCGTCTACAAGCCCGGCAACGTCAAGCTCAAGCCGGAACTGCTGCGCGAGATCCAGGATGGCCTGAGCGCGAAGTACGGCAAGGACGCTCTCCCGCTCGACCTCGTCTTCCACGGCGGCTCGGGTTCGACGGAGCAGGAGATCGCGACGGCGGTGGCGAACGGCGTCATCAAGATGAACATCGACACCGACACGCAGTATGCCTTCAGCCGCTCGGTCGCCGACACGGTGCTGAAGAACTACGACGGCTTTCTGAAGGTCGACGGCGAGGTGGGCAACAAGAAGGTCTACGACCCGCGCTCGTGGGGCAAGAAGGCCGAGTCGGCCATGGCCGCCCGCGTCGTCGAGGGTGCCACGCAGCTGGGCTCGGCCGGCAAGTCGCAGTCCTGA
- the glpX gene encoding class II fructose-bisphosphatase: MIAHPDRNLAMELVRATEAAAIRAYPWIGRGDKLGADGAAVDAMRKFLGTVDFEGTVVIGEGEKDEAPMLFNGEVVGNGNGPACDIAVDPIDGTSLTAAGRQNAISMIAVSDRGTMLDASSVFYMEKIVTGAAGIGVVDIRKPMGENVRALAKALGKDVGSLRVAVLDRPRHAELIDEIRAAGAGTRLMLDGDVAGGINAARYESRIDMCVGIGGSPEGVATAAAIKALGGFIQGRLAPTTDEERQRGIDAGLKFDYVYEADELVRGDNTFFVATGVTNGELVSGVQRKGPIIRTESVVLRARSGTIRRVVADHLVSKWLDD, encoded by the coding sequence ATGATCGCCCACCCCGACCGCAACCTGGCCATGGAGTTGGTGCGGGCCACAGAGGCGGCAGCCATCCGGGCCTACCCCTGGATCGGCCGCGGCGACAAGCTTGGCGCCGACGGCGCGGCGGTCGACGCGATGCGCAAGTTCCTCGGCACGGTCGACTTCGAGGGCACCGTCGTGATCGGTGAGGGCGAGAAGGACGAGGCGCCCATGCTCTTCAACGGCGAGGTCGTCGGCAACGGCAACGGCCCCGCGTGCGACATCGCGGTCGACCCGATCGATGGCACCTCGCTGACCGCTGCCGGGCGCCAGAACGCGATCTCGATGATCGCCGTCTCCGACCGGGGCACGATGCTGGACGCCTCATCCGTCTTCTACATGGAGAAGATCGTCACGGGTGCCGCAGGCATCGGAGTTGTGGACATCCGCAAGCCCATGGGCGAGAACGTGCGGGCGCTCGCGAAGGCGCTCGGCAAAGACGTGGGATCCCTTCGCGTCGCGGTGCTCGACCGGCCGCGCCACGCTGAACTGATCGACGAGATCCGGGCCGCTGGCGCCGGCACCCGCCTCATGCTGGATGGGGATGTCGCTGGCGGCATCAACGCGGCCCGCTACGAGAGCCGCATCGACATGTGTGTGGGCATTGGTGGCAGCCCCGAGGGTGTCGCAACCGCGGCCGCCATCAAGGCGCTGGGCGGCTTCATCCAGGGCCGACTTGCTCCCACCACCGATGAGGAACGCCAGCGGGGCATCGACGCTGGCCTCAAGTTCGACTACGTCTATGAGGCCGACGAGCTTGTCCGCGGCGACAACACCTTCTTCGTCGCGACAGGTGTCACGAATGGTGAACTGGTGTCGGGCGTGCAGCGCAAGGGCCCGATCATCCGCACGGAGAGTGTCGTGCTGCGTGCCCGCTCCGGCACGATTCGCCGCGTGGTGGCGGACCACCTCGTCTCGAAGTGGCTCGACGACTGA
- the rmuC gene encoding DNA recombination protein RmuC, with protein sequence MDPLALLIGLIVGVALGAVVGVLVMRGRGAGQTSGEDPKVMEARHQLALGELRAQEQAVQARLSSQLAGVQATADALREQMATMRAQHAEQVSTLQSQHREMIERQRSEAQAQAERERAESKVLQALTPVQESLRTMQAKVTELERERSTQYGSIAEQLKQAQMSDEQLRVTTEQLASALRSNSTRGVWGETQLQRIVESAGLTQYVDFTTQHSVSTDAGAGRPDMVVRLPGNKSIAIDSKVPLEHYIEASQIPLSAIGEEAARRTKLIEQHVKAVRSHVDALAKKTYWEGLDASPEFVIAFIPSESLLSSALEADPALLEYAFGKRVALASPVNLWAVLKTVAFTWQQQAVSDEAKKLFDLGNTLYQRLGTLAGHAESMRKAIERTVDSYNKFASSLETRVLVTARQFPGIDETKLDLVAEPQAIHSAPQKLTAGELDAPAEGHSANELTTNEIDVRGAVDAAADNGHSDGRLDLSEFDSEFETPEPADRRI encoded by the coding sequence ATGGACCCTCTCGCACTGCTCATCGGCCTCATCGTCGGCGTCGCCCTCGGCGCGGTGGTCGGCGTGCTGGTCATGCGCGGGCGCGGCGCCGGGCAGACGTCCGGCGAAGACCCGAAGGTCATGGAGGCACGACACCAGCTCGCCCTGGGTGAACTGCGCGCGCAGGAGCAGGCCGTGCAGGCGCGACTCTCGAGCCAACTCGCGGGCGTGCAGGCGACAGCGGATGCGCTGCGCGAGCAGATGGCCACGATGCGGGCGCAGCACGCCGAACAGGTGTCCACGCTGCAATCACAGCACCGCGAGATGATCGAGCGCCAGCGCAGCGAGGCACAGGCACAGGCGGAGCGCGAGCGCGCCGAGAGCAAGGTCCTGCAGGCGCTGACCCCCGTGCAGGAGAGCCTTCGCACGATGCAGGCCAAGGTCACGGAGCTCGAACGCGAACGCAGCACGCAGTACGGCTCGATCGCAGAGCAGCTCAAGCAGGCCCAGATGTCTGATGAGCAACTCCGCGTCACGACCGAACAGCTGGCATCCGCGCTCCGCTCCAACAGCACGCGTGGCGTGTGGGGCGAGACTCAGCTGCAGCGCATCGTCGAATCGGCCGGGCTGACCCAGTACGTCGACTTCACCACGCAGCACAGTGTGTCGACGGATGCCGGTGCCGGGCGTCCCGACATGGTCGTGCGCCTGCCAGGCAACAAGTCCATCGCGATCGACTCCAAGGTGCCCCTCGAGCACTACATCGAGGCGAGCCAGATCCCTCTCTCCGCCATCGGCGAAGAGGCTGCCCGCCGCACGAAGCTCATCGAGCAGCACGTCAAGGCGGTGCGCTCACACGTCGACGCGCTCGCCAAGAAGACCTACTGGGAGGGCCTCGACGCGAGCCCCGAGTTCGTGATCGCCTTCATCCCGAGCGAATCGCTGCTCTCCTCCGCACTCGAGGCCGACCCGGCCCTGCTGGAGTACGCCTTCGGCAAGCGCGTCGCCCTCGCCTCCCCCGTCAACCTGTGGGCGGTACTCAAGACGGTCGCCTTCACCTGGCAGCAGCAGGCCGTCTCCGATGAGGCCAAGAAGCTGTTCGACCTCGGCAACACCCTCTATCAGCGTCTCGGCACCCTCGCAGGGCACGCCGAATCAATGCGCAAGGCGATCGAGCGAACCGTCGACAGCTACAACAAGTTCGCGAGCTCGCTCGAAACCCGGGTGCTCGTCACCGCGCGCCAGTTCCCCGGTATCGACGAGACCAAGCTCGACCTCGTCGCCGAACCGCAGGCCATCCACAGCGCGCCACAGAAGCTCACGGCCGGCGAACTCGACGCGCCTGCCGAAGGCCACTCCGCAAACGAACTCACGACGAACGAAATCGATGTCCGGGGTGCGGTCGACGCCGCGGCCGACAACGGACACAGCGACGGGAGGCTCGATCTGAGCGAATTCGACAGCGAGTTCGAGACCCCGGAGCCGGCTGACCGCCGCATCTGA